Below is a genomic region from Actinomadura sp. NAK00032.
GGCGGTGTTTCCGGAAGGGCGTCGATATAGGTCGTCCCGGACGGCTTCCGCCAGACGTCGAGGTAGTGGTAATCGCTGGAAAGCGCGTAGAAGAGCTTGCGCAGGAATGCGCGGGGCGCGGCGGCTAGGTCGCGGTCGGCGGCGCCGGGCTCGGCGGTGAAGTAGTTGATGTGGTTGAAGTGCTTGCGGCCCTGCCGGGCGGCGATCGCCAGCGGCGGCTCGGCGGACGGCGTGATGAACGGGTTCTCCAGCCCGATGATCGCCGCGATCCGCTCGGGGTGGTGGTAGGCGAGGTCGTAGGCGGCGAACAGGCCGAAGTCGAGGCCGCTGAACACCGCCTTCTCCGCGCCCAGGTGGTCGAGCAGGCCGGTCACGTCGGCGACGATGCGGTCCGGGACGTACTCGCGGTGGTCGGACGGCCCGCTGGTCTGCCCCATGCCGCGCATGTCGGGCGCCACGACGCGGAATCCGGCGTCCGCGATCGGGCCGATCTGGTGCCGCCAGCTGAACCAGGTGTGCGGGAAGCCGTGCAGCAGGACGACGAGCGGCCCGGTTCCCTGCTCGACGTAGTGGACGTCGAGGCCGTTGATCTTCGCGTACCGATGACTCCAGCCGGCCATGCGCGGTTCCTTACGGGACGAGGCCATCCGACGATCGACTGTGCTGGACGCCGCCGCCCCCGACACCCGCCTGTCCCGCTCAGTGGGAGCGCCGGCCGTCCGCCACGGGGAACGTGACGCGGACGGTCGTGCCGGCGCCGGGGGCGGAGCGGAGTTCGGCGCGGCCGCCGTGGGCGGCGGCGATGGCGGCGACGATGGGGAGGCCGAGGCCGGTTCCGGCCGTGCCCTGGCCCGCGCGGTGGAAGCGTTCGAACGCGCGGGCGGCGTCCTCCGCCGACATGCCGGGCCCCTCGTCCGCCACCTCGATCAGGCCCGGGGCCAGACGGACGGTCGTAGGCGTCCCGGGGGGTGTGTGGGCGCGGACGTTGGCCAACAGGTTCGCCAGTACCTGCCGTATGCGCGCCTCGTCGACGTTCGCGACCAGGGTCTCGGGGGCGTCCAGCGTGAGGGGACGGTCGGGTTCGGCGGCGGCCGCGTCCGCGACGGCGTCCCGCGCCAGGGCCGCCAGGTCCGTCGGGACGGGCTGCAGGGACGTCTCGCGGTCCAGCCGGGCGAGCTCCAGCAGGTCGGTGACCAGGTCGTTCATGCGGCGGGCCTCGCCCTCGATGCGGCGCATCGCGTCCGGCAGCTCGGCGGGGCCGAGGGCGCCGTGCCGGTACAGCTCCGCGTAGCCCTGGATGGTCGTCAGCGGGGTGCGCAGCTCGTGGGACGCGTCGGCGGCGAACTCGCGGACCCGGGCCTCGGAGCGGCTGCGCGCCCAGAACGCCTGCTCGATCCGCTCCAGCATCACGTTGATGGCGGCGGCGAGCCGGGCGGCCTCGGTGCGGTCGCCGGGGCCGGGCATGCGGGCGCGCAGGTCGCCGCCGACGGTGATGGCGTGCGCGGTGGCGGCCATCCGGTCGAGCGGCAGCAGGCCGCGGCGGATGAGCCACCGGCCGAGCACGATCAGCGCGGCGAGCAGCAGCGCGGCCGTCGCGACCTCCGACAGCACCAGGTTCCGGACGGCCGAGTGGATCTCCGCGAGCGGCGCCGCGACGACGACGATGCCGTTCCGCCACGGGCGCGCGACGGCCCGCAGGCCCGGCAGGGAGAACGGTTCGAGGCCGCGGGCGCGGGCGGCCAGCTCGTCCGGGCCGAGCTTCTCGATCGCGGTGACGGCCGACGCCGGGTCCGGGACGTCGCCGCTGAGGACCCGGACCCGTCCCGTCCGCCCGACGGCCAGCACCACGAACTGCGCGGGGGCGGCCCCCTGCTCGGGCAGGCCGGGGCGCAGCAGCCGCGTCACGGCGCGGTCGCGGGTGGCCTGGAGCTGCTCGTCCACCCGGTGCATCAGGTAGCCGTTCAGGACGAGCGCGCTGACCGCGCCCATGATCGCGAGCCCGGCGGTCGTGACGGCGAGGAGGCCGGCCAGCAGCCGGGCGTTGAGCGTCATGGCCGCAGCGAGTAGCCGATGCCGCGCCGGGTGTGGATCAGCGGCCCGCCGAGCGGGTCGAGCTTGCGGCGCAGGTAGCTGATGTAGGTCTCGACGACCTGCGGGTTGCCGTGGTCCCAGCCCCACACGCCGGCGAGCAGCTGCCCGCGCGACAGGACGGCGCCCGCGTTGCGCATCAGGTAGGCGAGCAGGCGGAACTCGGTCGGGGACAGGTCGACGTCGACGCCGCCGCGGCGGACCGTCCAGTGGGCCTCGTCGAGTTCGAGGTCGGCGACCCGCAGGACGGTGCCCGCGTCCACCGGGGACCGGGGCGGGGCGACCCGGCGCAGCACGGCCCGCACCCGCGCGATCAGCGCCTCGATCGAGAATGGCTTGGTGACGTAGTCGTCGCCGCCGAGGGTGAGGCCGGTGACCGTGTCGGACGGCGTGTCCTTCGCGGTCAGGAAGATCACCGGGACCTGGTCGCCGTCGGCGCGGAGCCGCCGGCACACCTCGAAGCCGTCGACGCCGGGGAGCATGACGTCCAGCAGCACGAGGTCGGGCCGCTCGCGGCGGGCCGCGCGCAGCGCCTCCTCGCCGGTGGCGGCGGTGACGGTCGCGAAGCCGTGGAAGCGCAGCGCGACCTCGATCAGGTCGCGGATGTTGGCCTCGTCGTCCACGACGAGCACCCGCCGGCTCTCGCTCATCGCCCCCTCTTCGCTCCGCGCGCGCAGACGAACCTTCCGTCAGAAGGTACCGTCCGACTCCTGCGGCGCTAGCGGTGCTTGGGGACGCGGATCAGGCGGGCCGTGCGGGTGCTCCCGGAGCGTTCGCCGGCGACGAGCACCTGGTCGCCGTTGGCGAGGGCCTTGAGGGCGGACTTCTCGCCGTCCTTGCGGACGCGGGTGTCGCCGTTGGCCGCCCACGTCCAGGAGACGCCGTCCTCGCTGCGGACGGTGACGCCGCCGGACGACACGGACGTGATCTTGCCGCGCTGCCAGGTCGCGAGGTGGAAGCCGTCCTTGCGCTTGACGGTCGCCTCGCCGTGGACGCCGCGGAAGGCGCGCGCGTGCCGGAAGGGGTGGCGCTTACCCGGATGGTCCTTGCCGGGACGGGCGTGGGGCGCGGTGGGGGAGGCGGACGGCGCGGGATCGGCGGCGAAGGCCGGGGCCGCGACGTACAGGCCGAGCCCGAGGAGGCCGGCGGCGCCGGCTCCGGCCGCGATGCTCACGAGTTTCATGCGGCCATGCAATCGGGCGCGCCTGGCAGTAGACCTCCGGGAAGGCTGGGAGAACCCTGGGAGTTCACCGAATGCCGTTCAGCATGCCGCCGATCAGTTGGACGGCCTGCTCGCGGGCCTGCTCGGGGTCGTCCGCGTCCGCGATGGAGAGGGCCAGTTCGGTGAGCGCGCCGTAGAAGGCGGCCGAGGCGAGTCCGACCTGGTGCCGGCCCGACTCGCCGAGGAGGGCCGAGAGGCCGTCTGTGAGGAGGGTGCCGAGGTGGCGCTGGTCGAGTTCGCGCCACCGCCGCCACCCGAGCGCGAGGGGCCCCTGGAGCAGGACGATCTCGCGGTACTCGGGATCCGAGCAGATGTCCAGGAACGCCCGGATTCCGGCCGAGGCCCGTCCCCAGGCGTCGTCGGTGGCGGCGGTCATGGCGGTGCTGATGCGGTCGGCCGCCCGCGCCTCCAGGTCTTCGAAGACGGCCTCGAACAGGCCCTGCTTGCCCGCGAAGTGGTGGTAGAGGGCACCGCGGGTGAGGCCGGCGGCGCGGACGAGCTCCTCGGCGGAGACGTCGGCGAAGCCGCGCTCGGCGAAGAAGCGGCGGCCGGTGTCGAGCAGCGCGGCGCGCGTGCTCGCGACGTACCGCTCGCGCCGGGTCTTGACAGGCTCCATGCGGCATGTATAACACATACAAGATGTATGTCAGATGCGTCGTGCATGGGAGCGGGACATGGCGGACATCGTGGTCATCGGGGCCGGTGTGGCGGGGCTGGTCGCGGCGCGTGACCTCGTCCGGGACGGGCACGACGTCGCGGTCCTGGAGGCCCGCGACCGGGTCGGCGGGCGGCTGCTCAACGGCGAGCTGCCCGGCGGGGAGCCGATCGAGGTCGGCGGCCAATGGGTCGGCCCAGGTCAGGACAGGGTGCTCGCCCTGCTCCGCGAACTCGGCCTGCCCACGTACCCGACGTACGACGAGGGGCGGCACATCGCCGAACTCGGCAGGACGCGCGGCGAGTACACCGGCCGCATCCCCCGGCTGTCGCCGCTGGCGCTCGCCGACATCGCGCAGAGCCAGCTGCAGATCGCCCGCCTGGTGCGCGGCATCCCCGTGGACGAGCCGTGGGCCGCGCGGCGCGCGGCCGCGCTGGACGGGCAGACCTTCGAGACGTGGATCCGCCGGAACCTGCGCACGAGCGCGGGCCGCGCGTTCATGCGGCTGATCACGCAGGCCGTCTTCTCCGCCGAGGCGGGCGACATGTCGGCGCTGTGGGCGGGCTTCTACATGGCGTCCGCCGGCGGGCTCGACCCGCTGATCGACACGACCGGCGGCGCCCAGCAGGACCGCGTCTCCGGCGGCTCCCAGCGGATCGCGCTCGCGTTGGCGGACGAGCTGGGCGACCGCGTCGCGCTGAACTCCCCGGTGACGGGCATCGAGTGGACGGACGGCTCCGTCCGCGTCCGCGCCGGCGGGCGGGAGATCCGGGCGCGGCGCGCGATCATCGCCGTCCCGCCGCCGCTCGCCGCCCGCATCCGGTTCAGCCCCGGCCTGCCGGGCGACCGCGACCAGCTCGTCCAGCGCATGCCGATGGGGCGGGTCATCAAGGTGAACGTCGCCTACGACGAGCCGTTCTGGCGCGCGGACGGGTTCAGCGGCCAGGTCACCAGCGACCGCCGGCCGTTCGGGATCACGTTCGACAACACCCCGGAGGGCGGGGCGCCGGGCGTCCTCGTGGGCTTCCTCGAAGGACGGCACGCCGACATCGCCGCCCGCCTGCCCGCCGAGGAGCGCCGCGCCCAGGTCATCGCCGACCTCGCCGCCTACTTCGGCCCGCGCGCCCGCGACCCGATCGCCTACATCGAGCGGGACTGGGCGGAGGAGGAGTACTCCCGGGGCT
It encodes:
- a CDS encoding flavin monoamine oxidase family protein, giving the protein MADIVVIGAGVAGLVAARDLVRDGHDVAVLEARDRVGGRLLNGELPGGEPIEVGGQWVGPGQDRVLALLRELGLPTYPTYDEGRHIAELGRTRGEYTGRIPRLSPLALADIAQSQLQIARLVRGIPVDEPWAARRAAALDGQTFETWIRRNLRTSAGRAFMRLITQAVFSAEAGDMSALWAGFYMASAGGLDPLIDTTGGAQQDRVSGGSQRIALALADELGDRVALNSPVTGIEWTDGSVRVRAGGREIRARRAIIAVPPPLAARIRFSPGLPGDRDQLVQRMPMGRVIKVNVAYDEPFWRADGFSGQVTSDRRPFGITFDNTPEGGAPGVLVGFLEGRHADIAARLPAEERRAQVIADLAAYFGPRARDPIAYIERDWAEEEYSRGCYGAFATPGTLTRYGPSLRRPVGPLHWAGTETATRWAGYIDGAVESGHRAAREAASRPAAG
- a CDS encoding alpha/beta hydrolase; this encodes MAGWSHRYAKINGLDVHYVEQGTGPLVVLLHGFPHTWFSWRHQIGPIADAGFRVVAPDMRGMGQTSGPSDHREYVPDRIVADVTGLLDHLGAEKAVFSGLDFGLFAAYDLAYHHPERIAAIIGLENPFITPSAEPPLAIAARQGRKHFNHINYFTAEPGAADRDLAAAPRAFLRKLFYALSSDYHYLDVWRKPSGTTYIDALPETPPLPWTWLTETELEFYVADYSRSGFTGGLNWYRAMDLSWEYRKPYAGRKKNPVPFYFIGSEQDVDLEAWHGDDPLNHLGDHYDDLRAVRMIKKAGHMMQMEKSGETTAAMLEFLAAGRNEWV
- a CDS encoding response regulator transcription factor, translated to MSESRRVLVVDDEANIRDLIEVALRFHGFATVTAATGEEALRAARRERPDLVLLDVMLPGVDGFEVCRRLRADGDQVPVIFLTAKDTPSDTVTGLTLGGDDYVTKPFSIEALIARVRAVLRRVAPPRSPVDAGTVLRVADLELDEAHWTVRRGGVDVDLSPTEFRLLAYLMRNAGAVLSRGQLLAGVWGWDHGNPQVVETYISYLRRKLDPLGGPLIHTRRGIGYSLRP
- a CDS encoding DUF5666 domain-containing protein, giving the protein MKLVSIAAGAGAAGLLGLGLYVAAPAFAADPAPSASPTAPHARPGKDHPGKRHPFRHARAFRGVHGEATVKRKDGFHLATWQRGKITSVSSGGVTVRSEDGVSWTWAANGDTRVRKDGEKSALKALANGDQVLVAGERSGSTRTARLIRVPKHR
- a CDS encoding TetR/AcrR family transcriptional regulator; translation: MEPVKTRRERYVASTRAALLDTGRRFFAERGFADVSAEELVRAAGLTRGALYHHFAGKQGLFEAVFEDLEARAADRISTAMTAATDDAWGRASAGIRAFLDICSDPEYREIVLLQGPLALGWRRWRELDQRHLGTLLTDGLSALLGESGRHQVGLASAAFYGALTELALSIADADDPEQAREQAVQLIGGMLNGIR
- a CDS encoding HAMP domain-containing sensor histidine kinase, whose translation is MTLNARLLAGLLAVTTAGLAIMGAVSALVLNGYLMHRVDEQLQATRDRAVTRLLRPGLPEQGAAPAQFVVLAVGRTGRVRVLSGDVPDPASAVTAIEKLGPDELAARARGLEPFSLPGLRAVARPWRNGIVVVAAPLAEIHSAVRNLVLSEVATAALLLAALIVLGRWLIRRGLLPLDRMAATAHAITVGGDLRARMPGPGDRTEAARLAAAINVMLERIEQAFWARSRSEARVREFAADASHELRTPLTTIQGYAELYRHGALGPAELPDAMRRIEGEARRMNDLVTDLLELARLDRETSLQPVPTDLAALARDAVADAAAAEPDRPLTLDAPETLVANVDEARIRQVLANLLANVRAHTPPGTPTTVRLAPGLIEVADEGPGMSAEDAARAFERFHRAGQGTAGTGLGLPIVAAIAAAHGGRAELRSAPGAGTTVRVTFPVADGRRSH